Sequence from the Amycolatopsis sp. NBC_00345 genome:
CTACGACCTGATCGATCTCGCCGAGATCGCGTTGCCGTTTCTGGACGAACCCGTCAAGGCCGCGTTGCAGCAGTACGAGCATGAGCACACCCGGGCCTGGAGCAAGCTCGTACAGAGCTATCACGGATTCCTGTTCGTGTTCCCGCAATACAACTGGGGCTACCCGGGGGTACTCAAGAACGCACTGGACTACCTCTACCGGGAATGGCACGACCACCCCGCGAGCCTGCTCACCTACGGCACCCGCGGCGGCGGCAAGGCCGCTGAACAGTTCATCAGCATCCTGCACGGACTGCACATGCGAGTGCTCGACACACACGTCGAAGCCGTCATCACCGACCAAGACGTCGACGACGACTGGCAGCTGCGCGACCTCGACAGCACGCTGCGCCCGAATCGCGCGCAGCTGCGCAAGATCGACGAAGAGATGGCCGAAGCGCTCTCCGACAGCCAATAATCGCACCCTGTTACGAGAAATGGAGAAACAATCATGTCCGCAACATCGCGCCGGGTGGGCTTCATCGGGCTCGGGAAGATGGGCAGTGCCATCGCCGGGCGCCTGCTCGACGCCGGTTATGACGTCACCGTGTGGAGCCGCAGCCCGGGCAAAGCGGACGACCTGGTGGCGCGGGGCGCGACCCTGGGCGACGCGCCCGAGGACGCGATCGCCACCGGAACCGTCTTTTCCATGCTGAGCAACGAAGAGGCGGTGCGGCAGGTCTTCACCGCCGAGCGGATCCGCGCCGCGCCGGAGGGCTTCGTCCACGTCAACCACGCGACAATCAGCCCCGAGGCGGCCCGCGAATTCGCCGCGAACGGCGGGGGCTACCTCAGTGCCCCGGTGGTCGGCCGCCCGGAAGCCGTAGTGGCCGGGAAGCTGGCCGTGCTGGTCTCCGGCGGCGCGGACGTCCGCGCCGCGACGGCACCGATGCTCGCCGCGATCGGCCGGCGGGTCTGGGACTTCGGCGACGCTGTGGACGCCGCGCCGACGGCGAAGATCTCGGTCAACTACCTGATCATCCACGCGTTGCAAGCACTGTCCGAGTCGATCACCCTGCTGCAGCACGCCGGTCTGGACGCCGGGCGGTTCGTCGAGATGATCAACGATTCCGTCTTTCCCGGCCCGGTTTACCGAGGCTACGGCGACGCCATCGCCACAGGCTCCTACACTCCGCCGGGATTCACCACCACGCTGGGGTTGAAGGACCTGAATCTCGCGCTGGGCGCTGCCACCAAGCTCGGCGTCGAACTGCCCACCGGACCGGTCCTGCACGACGTGTTCGCCACCGCGGTCGAGCAGATCGGCGCGGACCTCGACTGGGCGAGCATCGCCGAGGTCACCCGGCGACGGTCCGGCGGCGGGCTCCCGTAAGGGCACACCGAGCTCAGGGAGACTCGGTCACCATGCCTGAGCAGGACGAAGCGATACTGTTCGCGCCTTGACCGACACTCACCCGTGCGTGCCCGAGCTGTCCAACTGGTGCGCCCTCGAGCAGATCGGCGGCGCGCAGCCGTCGCCCCGTGGTGCGGGCCGCCCCGCCCCGATGGCCCGGATCCCCCCGCCGAGAGCACGAAGCCGGCCGCGGTGGCCACCACGGACCACGAGATCAGTGTCGCACTGTGTCCATTCAGGACCCACTCGGCGGGGAGCCGCGGCTTCCCCATGGGGATTCTGAACAGGCGGGCTCGCCGGGACCGTGCGTAGAGTCGTGCCCATGCCAGGGGACGAACGCCTGCTCACCGAGGGTGTCACGCAGGGGCTGACCGCCGCCGAAGTGGCGGAGCGGGTCGCGGAGGGGCGGACCAACGAGGTGCCCTCGCGGGTCAGCCGCGGCACCTGGGAGATCGTGCGGGCGAACGTGTTCACCCGGATCAACGCGATCTTCGGGGTGCTGGCGGTGATCATCTTCTCGACCGGGTACGTGATCGACGGGCTGTTCGCCGGGCTGATCGTGGCCAACAGCGTGGTCGGGATCGTGCAGGAGCTGCGGGCGAAGCGGACGCTGGACCGGCTGGTGATCGTCGGGCAGGTGCGGCCGACGGTGCGGCGGGACGGGGTGAGCCGGGAGCTGCCGCCCGGGGAAGTGGTCGTCGATGACGTGGTCGAGGTCGGCGCGGGGGACCAGATCGTGGTGGACGGTGCGGTGCTGGCGGCGGAAGCCCTCGAAGTGGACGAGTCGCTGCTCACGGGCGAGTCGGACCCGGTGCTGAAGCAGCCGGGCGAGGAGGTCAGGTCGGGCAGCTTCGTGGTGGCGGGCAGCGGGGCGTACCAGGCGACGAAGGTCGGCCGGGATTCCTACGCGGTCCGGCTGGCCGAGGAAGCCGGGCGGTTCACTCTCGTGGATTCCGAGCTGCGCGGCGGGATCGACAAGATCCTGAGGGTCGTCACCTATGTGCTGGTGCCGGCCGGCGCCCTGTCGATCTACAACCAGCTTTCCGGCTCGCAGGCCTTGCCCGACGCGCTGCGCGGCATGGTCGCCGCGCTGGTCCCGATGGTGCCGGAGGGCCTGATCCTGCTGACCTCCGTCGCGTTCGCCGTCGGCGTCGTGCGGCTGGGCCGGCGCCAGTGCCTGGTCAACGAGCTGCCCGCGATCGAGGGACTGGCGCGGGTGGATGTCGTGTGCGCCGACAAGACCGGCACGCTCACGGAGAACGCGATGCGGCTGGCGGAGGTACGGCCGCTCGGCGAGCCGGGTGCCGCGCCCGAGATCGTGCTGGCCGCGCTGGCCGCCGCGGATCCTCGCCCGAACGCCAGCCTGCTGGCGATCGCGGAGCCGGGCCCGCCCGCGCCCGGCTGGGTCGCCGAGTCCGTGACACCGTTCTCCTCGGCGCGTAAGTGGAGCGGCGCGAGTTTCGGCGAACACGGCGACTGGGTGCTCGGCGCGCCCGACGTGCTGCTGAACGCGGGATCGGCGGAGCGCGCGGAGGCGGAGCGGATCGGCGCGCAGGGGCTGCGGGTGCTGTTGCTCGGCCGGGCCGGGCAGGCGGTCGATGCGCCGGGGGCGCCGGGCGAGGTGACCCCGGTGGCACTGGTCGTGCTGGAACAGAAGATCCGCGACGACGCGCGCGAGACGTTGGACTACTTCGCCGAGCAGGGCGTCGCGGTCAAGGTGATCTCCGGTGACAACGCTGTTTCCGTCGGCGCTGTCGCTCGTACGCTGGCGTTGCCGGGCGCCGACGCGCCGGTGGACGCCCGGACCCTGCCCGAAGATCCCGAACAGCTGGCCGGGGAACTGGAGGGCGCCTCCGTGTTCGGGCGGGTCACGCCGGCCCAGAAACGGGCCATGGTCGCGGCCCTGCAGTCGCGGGGGCACACGGTCGCGATGACCGGGGACGGCGTCAACGACGTCCTCGCGCTCAAGGACGCGGACGTCGGCGTGGCGATGGGCGCGGGGAGCCCGGCGACCCGTTCGGTGGCACAGATCGTCCTTCTGGACAACGCCTTCGCGACGTTGCCGTACGTCGTGGGGGAGGGGCGGCGGGTGATCGGCAACATCGAGCGGGTCGCCAGCCTGTTCCTGACCAAGACGGTCTATTCGGTGCTGCTGGCCCTGATCGTGGGTGTCCCCGGCCTGATCGGCTATGACGCGGTGCCCTACCCGTTCCTGCCCCGGCACGTCACGATCGTCGGCTGGTTCACCATCGGCCTGCCCGCGTTCGTGCTGTCCCTGGCGCCCAACAACGACCGGGCCCGCGGTGGTTTCGTGGGCCGGGTGCTGCGGACGGCGGTGCCGGCCGGGATCGTGATCGCGGCCGCCTCCTTCACCGCGTATGTGCTGGTCCATTCCGGCGGTGATTCCGGTGGGACCGAGCAGGTGCAGGCGAGCACGACGGCGCTCATCACCGTGATGGCGCTCGCGCTGTGGGTGCTGGGCGTCATCGCCCGGCCGTACACGTGGTGGAAAGCCGGGCTGGTCGCGGCGATGGTCCTGATCTCCGGGCTGATGTTCGTCGTGCCGCTGAGCCGGCGCCTGTTCCTGCTGGACCCGGGCAACGGCGGGTACACGCTGACCGCGCTCGCCTGCGCCGCGGCGGGTGTCGTCCTGATCGAACTCGGCCGGTGGCTCGGCAACCGGCTGGGCCAGGACCGGCGCGAGCCACGCTGACCGCGGCCCCGCCGCCCGCCGCGAGATGCGTGCTGGCCGTCCCCGGGCCAGCCGGGCAGGCTCGTTGCCCCGGGGTGCACCCGGGGCCGCGCCGCGGTGTCACGCGCAGTGACTGATGCTAGTTTCCGGGAGGCCGATGATCACCGGTGGTACCGGTTTGCTGGGTGGAGTTTCAAGTCGTGAGTAATCCGTTGGTTGCGCCGGTGAAGGATTCGACGACGTCGGTGTCGGGTGTGCCGTTGCTGGAGGATGCGACCGGGCTGAAGTCGGCGATCGAGAGCAAGGACTGGGCCGGGGTCGCGATGGGCGCGGTGGGGACTGCGCTGGACGCGTTGACGGCGGTGATGGACCCGTTCGGCGCGATCTTCGCGGCTGGGGTGGGTTGGCTGATCGAGCATGTGGGTCCGTTGAAGGAAGCGCTGAACGCGCTGACCGGGGATGCGGATCAGATCGCGGCGCAGTCGGAGACGTGGGCGAACGTCGCCAAGGAGCTTGAGAGTGTTTCGGCGGAGTTGACGGATCTGGTCAAGAAGGACTTGGAGAGCTGGAAGGGCGATGCGGCGGACGCGTATCGGAAGAAGGCGGAGGACACTTCGGCGCTGATCGCTAGTGCGCAGAAGGGTTGTGAGGGCGCGGGCAGTGGGGTCAAGACTGCGGGTGAGGTGGTCGGGGCGGTTCGCACGTTGGTGCGTGACACGATCGCCGAGTTGGTGGGGCACCTGATTTCGTGGGCGTTGCAGGTGGTGTTCACGCTGGGGATCGGGATGACGTGGGTGGTGCCGCAGGTTATCGCCGCGGTGGCGAAGACGGCGTCGAAGATCACGCAGGTCACCACGAAGCTGGTGAAGGCGCTGAAGGCGCTGGTGCCGCTGTTGAAGAAGGCCGGGACGCTGTTCGAGGACGCCGGGAAGGCGTTGAAGAACCTCAAGGGCGGCAAGGTCAAGCCGGCCGGCAAGCCCAAGGACATCACCACGCCCAAGGGGGAGCCGGGCAAGGGCGGCGGTAAGGGCGGGGACTCGACCACCCCGTCCGGTGACCACAAACCGCCGAAGGACGATTCGACGAATCCGTCCGGCGATCATTCCCCGCCGAAGGACGACTCGACGAATCCGTCCGGTGACCACTCCTCGCCGAAGGACGATCCCGGCGGCAAGTCCGGCGACCCCAAGGAGCCGAAGAACGACTCCGACGCGCCGCCGCCCCAGGACCGGCCCGAGGGTGGCGCCGGCGGTGGCGAGAAGAAGCCGCCACCGGAGAAGGACCGGTCGATCGACAACGAGAACGACCGTCCGCGGGCCGACGACAAGCAGGCCAAGGACCGGGACGACTGCGGCGACCCGATCGACATCGCCACCGGGCAGATGATCCTGAGCCAGGTGGACGTCGAGCTGGCCGGGCTGCTCCCGCTCGTGCTCTCCCGCACGCACATTTCGACCTACCGGCTCGGGCGCTCCTTCGGCACCGGCTGGGCGTCCACTGTGGACCAGCGGATCGAGGTGGCGCCGGACGAGATGGTGCACTTCGCCGCCGAGGACGGCATGCTGCTGCGGTACCCGGCGATGCCGGAAGCGGGCGCCGGGGTGCTGCCGGTCTCCGGGCCGAGGTGGCCGCTGCTGCGCACCGACCGGGGTTTCGCGATCCGGCGCACGGATTCCGAGAGCCTGCTGCACTTTGTCGACGACAACTCGGGCCGGCTGCCGATCAGCGGCGTGACCGACGGCGACGGGAACCAGTTCGACTTCCAGCGCGACGACGACGGCACGCCGGTGGGCATCGTGCATTCGGCGGGGTACCGCGTCGCCGTGGACACCGAGGACGGCTTGATCCGGCAGTTCCGCCTGCTGACCGGCGAAGGTGACGCGTCGCTCGTGGTCTTCGGCTACGACGAGCAGCGCCGGCTCACCGAGGTGGTGAACTCCTCCGGCTTGCCGCAGCGGTTCCGTTACGACGCCGGCGGTCACCTGGTCGGCTGGGAAGACCGCAACGGCATGTCCTACCGCTACCGCTACGACGCCGAAGGCCGCTGCGTCGAGACCGAGGGCGCGGACGGGTACCTCAGCTACCGGTTCGACTACGACCGCGAGCACCTCGTCACGCGGGTCACGGATTCTCTCGGCCACGTCAGCACTTTCGAGCTGGGCGAGGACTTCCGGGTGATCCGGGAGACCGACCCGCTCGGTCACGCGACACAGTCCACTTGGGACGAGACGGGCCTCCTGCTGTCCCGGACCGACCCGCTCGGGCGGACCACCCGCTACTCCTACGACGACGCCGGCCGCCTCGTCGAGACGACGAGGCCGGACGGAAGCCAGGCCCGCTCCGAGTTCAACGCCTTCGGCCGGCCGGTCACCCTGGTGGACTTCGACGGCGGGGTGTGGCGGCGGGAGTACTCGCCGGACGGCGTGCTCACCGCGGAGATCGACCCGTCCGGGGCCCGCACCGGCTACGCGCGTGACGACCGGACCACTTCGGTCACCGACGCACTCGGCCGCACCACCCGGTTCGAGCACGACGCCGCCGGGCTGCCGGTCGCGGTCACCGATCCGCTCGGCGCCGTCACCCGCTACCGGTACGACCCGCTCGGCCGGTCGGCGGAGATCACCGATCCGCTGGGCGGCACCACCCGGCTGGCCTGGAGCGTCGAGGGCACGCTGGCCGAGCAGGTCCTCCCCGACGGCAGCCGGCAGCTGCGGGCCTACGACGGCGAAGGCAACCTCAGGCGGACCGGCGAGCCGGAAACGGGGACCCGCACCGACATCGCGCACTTCGACCTGCCGGTGTCCCGCACCGGGCCGGACGGCAGCCGGCTGTCCTTCGGCTACGACACCGAGCTGCGGCTGACCTCGGTCACCAACGAGCAGGGGCTCGTCTGGCGCTACACCTTCGACCCCGCGGGACGGCTGGCCGAGGAGACCGACTACGACGGCCGGACCACCACGTTCGCCTACGACGCCGCCGGCGACCTGGCCGGCTACACGAACGGCGCGGGCCAGACCGTGCGG
This genomic interval carries:
- a CDS encoding HAD-IC family P-type ATPase; this translates as MPGDERLLTEGVTQGLTAAEVAERVAEGRTNEVPSRVSRGTWEIVRANVFTRINAIFGVLAVIIFSTGYVIDGLFAGLIVANSVVGIVQELRAKRTLDRLVIVGQVRPTVRRDGVSRELPPGEVVVDDVVEVGAGDQIVVDGAVLAAEALEVDESLLTGESDPVLKQPGEEVRSGSFVVAGSGAYQATKVGRDSYAVRLAEEAGRFTLVDSELRGGIDKILRVVTYVLVPAGALSIYNQLSGSQALPDALRGMVAALVPMVPEGLILLTSVAFAVGVVRLGRRQCLVNELPAIEGLARVDVVCADKTGTLTENAMRLAEVRPLGEPGAAPEIVLAALAAADPRPNASLLAIAEPGPPAPGWVAESVTPFSSARKWSGASFGEHGDWVLGAPDVLLNAGSAERAEAERIGAQGLRVLLLGRAGQAVDAPGAPGEVTPVALVVLEQKIRDDARETLDYFAEQGVAVKVISGDNAVSVGAVARTLALPGADAPVDARTLPEDPEQLAGELEGASVFGRVTPAQKRAMVAALQSRGHTVAMTGDGVNDVLALKDADVGVAMGAGSPATRSVAQIVLLDNAFATLPYVVGEGRRVIGNIERVASLFLTKTVYSVLLALIVGVPGLIGYDAVPYPFLPRHVTIVGWFTIGLPAFVLSLAPNNDRARGGFVGRVLRTAVPAGIVIAAASFTAYVLVHSGGDSGGTEQVQASTTALITVMALALWVLGVIARPYTWWKAGLVAAMVLISGLMFVVPLSRRLFLLDPGNGGYTLTALACAAAGVVLIELGRWLGNRLGQDRREPR
- a CDS encoding NAD(P)-dependent oxidoreductase, with translation MSATSRRVGFIGLGKMGSAIAGRLLDAGYDVTVWSRSPGKADDLVARGATLGDAPEDAIATGTVFSMLSNEEAVRQVFTAERIRAAPEGFVHVNHATISPEAAREFAANGGGYLSAPVVGRPEAVVAGKLAVLVSGGADVRAATAPMLAAIGRRVWDFGDAVDAAPTAKISVNYLIIHALQALSESITLLQHAGLDAGRFVEMINDSVFPGPVYRGYGDAIATGSYTPPGFTTTLGLKDLNLALGAATKLGVELPTGPVLHDVFATAVEQIGADLDWASIAEVTRRRSGGGLP
- a CDS encoding DUF6531 domain-containing protein produces the protein MSNPLVAPVKDSTTSVSGVPLLEDATGLKSAIESKDWAGVAMGAVGTALDALTAVMDPFGAIFAAGVGWLIEHVGPLKEALNALTGDADQIAAQSETWANVAKELESVSAELTDLVKKDLESWKGDAADAYRKKAEDTSALIASAQKGCEGAGSGVKTAGEVVGAVRTLVRDTIAELVGHLISWALQVVFTLGIGMTWVVPQVIAAVAKTASKITQVTTKLVKALKALVPLLKKAGTLFEDAGKALKNLKGGKVKPAGKPKDITTPKGEPGKGGGKGGDSTTPSGDHKPPKDDSTNPSGDHSPPKDDSTNPSGDHSSPKDDPGGKSGDPKEPKNDSDAPPPQDRPEGGAGGGEKKPPPEKDRSIDNENDRPRADDKQAKDRDDCGDPIDIATGQMILSQVDVELAGLLPLVLSRTHISTYRLGRSFGTGWASTVDQRIEVAPDEMVHFAAEDGMLLRYPAMPEAGAGVLPVSGPRWPLLRTDRGFAIRRTDSESLLHFVDDNSGRLPISGVTDGDGNQFDFQRDDDGTPVGIVHSAGYRVAVDTEDGLIRQFRLLTGEGDASLVVFGYDEQRRLTEVVNSSGLPQRFRYDAGGHLVGWEDRNGMSYRYRYDAEGRCVETEGADGYLSYRFDYDREHLVTRVTDSLGHVSTFELGEDFRVIRETDPLGHATQSTWDETGLLLSRTDPLGRTTRYSYDDAGRLVETTRPDGSQARSEFNAFGRPVTLVDFDGGVWRREYSPDGVLTAEIDPSGARTGYARDDRTTSVTDALGRTTRFEHDAAGLPVAVTDPLGAVTRYRYDPLGRSAEITDPLGGTTRLAWSVEGTLAEQVLPDGSRQLRAYDGEGNLRRTGEPETGTRTDIAHFDLPVSRTGPDGSRLSFGYDTELRLTSVTNEQGLVWRYTFDPAGRLAEETDYDGRTTTFAYDAAGDLAGYTNGAGQTVRLVRDVLGNIVERHSDGVLTRYSYDAAGRVVRAVTPHTDLVLQYDPSGRVLSESLNGRVLASRYDAAGNRVWRRTPSGAESTWQYDQRGRPVSLRTGSGLLRFGYDAAGREVQRQLGQSVRLTQTWDETHQMRGQTIEAGPGRVLQQRSYEYRADGHLTEVHDRLSGPRRFDLDVTGRVTGVTGPGWSERYAYAPTGDLVQAAWPSAPATNAETWAAHQAQGARQYAGTLLERAGNVHYRHDGEGRIVQRQVERAPGVVDSWSYTWDAEDRLVGVVTPDGTAWRYLHDGLGRRVAKQRLGADGRVAEEVWFCWDGTDLVEQVNDGRHALVWDWSPDGMRVLGQTERTAEPGSDQWLDRRFFAIVTDLVGSPAELLDAQGIVGHPARATLWGTAVAGPGPAATPLRFPGQYHDPETGLHQNFHRYYDPATGRYCTHDRLGLSPGPNSRNYVRNPTGWTDPLGLTPCDAKNYAEAVKDYRTALGWTKENSPHQLGGKLNEDWTTVGVGKLAYGEKDDLKIVVDKANGYLVGYIKKGADGAPDEIHHVAEVDPSKVAPGAISKPFHPSETLTYKDMPNMDIGPRGVSGAVTNMMEKSKGQMGSLKTLAATIAEGGRSNHYAKSVIDDLKAGNEAKVGTYRDDLAHDWGTKSNDYRDTGNNADNELALLNRPNGRPS
- a CDS encoding NADPH-dependent FMN reductase, whose protein sequence is MTGKKRIAVVIGSTRPTRICGGIAAWARDSLQKDSDLDYDLIDLAEIALPFLDEPVKAALQQYEHEHTRAWSKLVQSYHGFLFVFPQYNWGYPGVLKNALDYLYREWHDHPASLLTYGTRGGGKAAEQFISILHGLHMRVLDTHVEAVITDQDVDDDWQLRDLDSTLRPNRAQLRKIDEEMAEALSDSQ